In Heliangelus exortis chromosome 3, bHelExo1.hap1, whole genome shotgun sequence, the genomic stretch TGCGCCAAGCTCAAACATCCCCGGCCCTGCCGGGCAGGGCGGGCACCCAGCGCTGAAGGGGGTGCCGAGGGCACGCACCTCCCCAGCTCGGCGAGGGGCAGGGGTTCAGCCGGACCCCCACGGCAGCCCCCAGACCGCCGCCACGCAACCCCATATCCCGGCGCCACAGCGAGGACGGGTACCTGGGCGGAGTCCTTCGCACTGCCCAGCTGCTCCTTCAGCTCCAGCACCCTCTGCGCAGCGCTCCGCCCCTCCGCCATGGCAGGCTGCTGGGCCGCCAGTCCCGATCCGCTCCGCCAGGGCTGTTCGGCTGCCGCTTGCCCTTCTTGTAGCAGCTCCTGCTGCGCCATAGGTGGCGCCGGGGCCCGGCCCAGCCAGGACCCCCTTTCAGGCCTGTGGGCCGGCGTCGGTACCACTCGCCCTGATCGCTGGGCTCTGGCGGTGCCCGCTGTTTTCGCAGCTCCTTCCCTCCGGCTTTCCAGCCATCGCCGCCGGACATGCCGGCAGCCGCACGTTGCTCATCCGAGCTCAGCGCTGCCGAGCTCTGAGCTTTCTCTGAGGGTTTCATGGGCGAGGCCGGCGGGCTGGACCCGAACCGTGCCGGGGCAGCCGAGTCGCAGGCCCAGACCTGCGATCTGATCTGCACCGCTAAGGCTGGCGCAGGTGATGGGGCCCGGCCCGAAGTGGCTCTTGCATGCTGGGGTATTCGCTGATAGCTGCAGCTGACCTGGTTTTGCTACCAAACTAACAGGAGCAATAAAGACTGAGTGGTTTCCTTTGATCTGCCTCTTCTGACTTTTTATTTAACTGAAGTAGGGTGTTCAGCTTTGCGGCCTCCATGATAAGCAAGACGTGGACCTGCTGAAGGGTGCCCAGAGGAGGTCGGGGCTGGAGCACCACTGCTGTGAAGACAATctgagagctggggctggtcagcctggagaagcaaaggctccagggaaaccttccagtggccttccagtatttGAAAGGGGCTACTGGAAAGTTGGGGAGGACTTTGTACAAGGGCAcgtagtgataggatgaggggaaatggctttaaactgaaaaggAAGTATAAGGAAGAAAGTCTTTAGTGTGGGCatgctgagacactggaacaggttgcccagagaatctgtggatgtcccctccctggaagtgttcaaggacaggttggatgggtctttgaAGAACCTGGTCTACTggaaggtgtccttgcccacagcagaggggttggaaatACATGACCTTTAATGTTCCTTCCAACACAAAGCATTCCATGATTTTAAGTTGGTCCATGGAGATGAGCTGAGGGCTGGAATAGCAGCCTGTCCCAGGAAAAGCTATAGCATCTACACTTACCCTGCAAGATCAGCAAGGTCAGTCTGTCAGTACAGCTGTGCCAGGTACAGAAGAAGCCCTAGGATGTCTCTGCCCCTGGGGTGCACCAGGTGGCAGGTGGGACACTGTTAGCATCGGAGTAATTTGTACTTGCTTTTGGCACCTGCAACTTTCAATGTGGCTTCTCCATGGTTTAGCTAAggtcagaaaaattaaaaaaatgaatcagTCTTGGGTGTTGTATGAAGTTTGTAGCCAAAGCAGGATCTCTGCCATGAAACTTTCTGGGGCTGAGCACATCTTTGGAAGACTCCAAGATCAATAAGtacctcttaaaaaaatgtatggaTTTGAACTATTTCTGCGGAAGTTCATGTTGGCATAATTAAAATAGCTATATAGAGCACCCTTCATTCTTTAAAGCATGTTTGGGAGAAGTGTTAAAAAGAGCGTATCCAGTCTGAATTACAGGGGAATTCTGAGTAGGCTGAAGTCTGGTGTTTGCATGTTATGTTACTATTGCAAAATGGAGCTAATTATAACTTGGCACAGTATATTGCAATTTTATCAGTAGAAAAACCAAAATAGCTGGTAGGGCAATACAGTACGTAGAATTCTCAGGCTGGatatggaaaaaaccaaatctAGATCCCAGCTGCAATCTGAATCTCCAGTTCCCATGGTCATCTTCtatcttaaatatttaacttaTGTTCAGGCTATAGAGACTTCAACAACCCTACCTTAAAATCAGCTGTCCTCAACAAGTTactctttctttatttttctggccCTATAATGTGAAATTACTTATAAAATGTAGCATTTATGCAGAAGAAATCCTGGAAGAGATCCAGGCCACGCCGTCATTATAGTTAGGGTAATGTTTTAGTAGGGAAGTTGAGACTCAAATTGTCATATAGATTATGCAATTGAAGATGAGTGTTGCTTGAATATATAATATGTTGTTTGAAAGCCCTAATTATCGAGTTACTGAGTTTTCTGGGATGAGGGAAGGCTCCTTGCTGTGCTTCTGCCCaattattctgaaatattatGATTTCATGCcagtgaagaagaagaaaacatttaaaatctcaAAAACTTTCCTAGagcaagaaaaaagtttctatCCCAGATCTAACTGCAGCATTTCTCATATTGTCTGTCATAactttttcagaggaaaaaattccagGTTTACCTGGTCCTTCAAAACTGCTGGTTGGTGTTCATTGTTACAAgatttgggttgggtttttttttgtttgtttgtttggcatCAACGGAGGACTCCTGTTATGAAGAAATGGGGTTGCTACACACAAAAGTACAGTCCTGGTAATTGCTGTGTCACTACATGCTTGAGAGCTGTGTCAGCTCCATTCCCAGGCTTGCAATCTCTCATTTCATCCCTAGGGTCCTCCCCATGCCCTACTGCCAGTGCTCGGTGAGCTTCCAAGGAAAGAGTGaaaccagaaacagaaatagGCATTGTATCAACTAAGGAGAGGACCTAAGTGAAAGTTTTAGGGCATGGATTGAGGGGGATTGGCTGGGCAACATCAGGCAATGAACTGGGAGCAAGTGGTGGAGTACCCAGGGGAGGTTTACCTTGTTGGGGGGGTCTGAGTGACCCACCTGGGGCTGGGTGTCTTGCTGAACACAGCTCCCCAAAGCCACCTTCTGTGAAATCAAGGCCTGTGCATTTGATCCTAAATAGTAGTAGTTTGTATGGTTATACAAAGCTTAAAAGGCAaacatatttcttttccatctctttaTTGAAAAGACTGCAGTTTCCACTGAAATTAAATGTGCTTTCATGGTTATCTTCGATCCTGCACAAGGAGCTTGAGCCTTCCTGATGGCATTACTGGTGTCACTGCTCAGTATGTTCAGGTTGAAgcatttaaagatatttttcataaCTGCTTATAATGGTGAACTAAATATGTGCTTTTGGGGTGCATAACGTTTGGCTGAGTAGATGCAAAGGCTCTGAGCAAACAAAGCAGTTATAATCTAAAGATGAGCCTGAGTTTTGTTAGCATCTTTAGCTGACCAAGGCAGATCACtccctacaactacctgaaaggaggttgtagcgaggtgggagttggtctcttttcccagacgactttcaacaagacaagaggacacagtcttaagttgtgccaggggagatttaggttagatattagaaagaatttctttacggagagggtgatcaggcaatggaatggactgcccggtgaggtggtagattctcagtccctggaaacatttaaaaagagactggatgtggcactcagtgccatggtctagcaaccacaccggtgggtcaagggttggacttgatgatctctgaggtcccttccaacccggctaattctatgattctatgatcaccATGAGGCCATGGCTGTGGTGCTTGCATTTCACCAACAAATGAAAGCATTCTGACTTCAAAGAAAAGGCTTTATGTTTTCCAGAAAGAGTGCAATACTGGTGTATTAGAAAAGATGCCTTATAATTGCCTTTAGGCCTAGCTTTGCTGATACAAGAACAGTCCTTATTGCTGATTCTGACTCATGTATATGGAGCAAATCATAGGAATTAGTCTTGTTTTTTGGGCTAAGAACAAATCTTTTGaagtgtttctgcttttttttgcccCTTAAAATGTTGAAACATTACTCCAtgacctgctgctgctgcatggaTTGATAGTATTGTCCTTAGTCATGCACATAGATCAGTTGATTATggagcaaattattttttttccccaggatttACTCATAACTAAAAGGATAGCTCTCGACAGGCTTAAGatattgcaaaaaaatataCTACTCTTAACTCTAAAATGTACTCCTCTTTCAACTGAAAAGATAATTCATAACTTGATTGCAAGGACTTAAATCAGTATGAGAATATCTTATAGTAATTAATTTCTACGCCATTGGGAAGGATATAAGCAGAAATACAACAGGATATTTTCAAACAATGTCAACAAtatctgaaaatggaaaaacatattaaatcaaagtttgatttttaaaaatgtatcatGATTTGCAGCTAATCCTGTtactggttatttttaaaaacactttgtTGTGTGCAAATTAATGGAAAATGAGAATGACTAATTCAAAGAACTGCATGCTGCATAATAGCTAATTATGCTATCACTTGTCTTCTGAACTTAAAGATCAAATAACTAAAGGTTTCAAGTTTTTTGCCCTAATGTACAACCAGAGTTTTAAaactatgattctatgtttgaTTGTTTCAATGTTAGTAAATGGAGATGTTCAGGCATGTCCTACAAGATGGTTATCTCTGTACTGCACAGCTCAAAGCATGTTCagcattttctggaaaaattttccagaattttcccattttcactGGGATTGTTTCCCCATTGtcatttctgtattcttttcaACAGTGAATCATATAAGGATGTTGGAAACATATTTGTAGAGACTGAATAAGGCTTACATTAAGACATTTTACAATGTGCTAGTAAAGTTCAAAAATATGGTAATTAGAATAATATTCTGTTTCTATGATCATGGTAGTGTATTTATTCTGGAGAACTGCCCTCTttatcaaaaaacaaacctgaaaaataacaaaatattcttttgtgTATATAACAATATATTCTTTTGTGCATATAACAATATGTTATTTCCCTCAAAAGTGTTGGCTTTTAGGACATCTGAAAATTATACAAATTTATGAAAGTCTGGGCATGAGCTGTTAGAAAAGGGAGCACTAAGTCAGCTTCACTAGTGTGTATATGTTTGGGGGTCTTGTTTTAGAAATAAGCCTATGCTATCtacaaaaaataacttttataaGTTCTTAAAACTCATAAGGCACAGTGAGGAATGTAGTCTTTGTGTAAAAATCATTACAGCTTAAAAAAAGTTAAGGGTACTTGTCCATGTATGGAGTTTTATAATCAGATTGAAccagtaaattaaaatatattgagATGTGCTTCTATGATGACAGATGTTGTCCTACATATTAAATTGGTGTTTTACTAAGTTATGTATTTGGGGAAGTAGGTGTCTacaggtgaggaaaaaaaattccatggtATAGTAAGGAGAAGTTGCCAAAATGTATCTTAAAATAAGGCTTTGTCCCTTATTTTTCACAGCTATTCCTATTTTCTTAAGGAAAGCTAATTACCTTGTTGCTGTAGGAAGGGGCTGGATTTTCATCCCTCTCCTTCATCTTCATTTcacatgttttcatttttatcttctaaCTTTTTGTAACTTCACTAGCACAAAACGACactaggtaaaaaaaaaacaacaaacaaaaaacaacccaaaaaacactAGTTCAAAACAAGTGTTATTTTGTGGCAGTTGTTGCAATAGCCTGTCCAAGCCTAGAGGCAATCAAATAAATCTACCAGATAAGCAGTACACGAAGTACAGCCAAGAGAAAATCATCCCTTTTTCTGACTTCGATTTCTCCCAGTATCTTTCCCTTCCCACACAGTCACTCTGACCCCATTAATTCTCTTGTGAGATGAAATTCTACTGGGATGTGGAGGTTTGCTTTCATATTATTCCTGTGACTGACTGGCAAGAGGTGGAGGTAAACTCTTCTGGTGTATGGTATAACCCACAAGTCAGGATACCTTCTGGTGAGACAGAAGGTCAAAGTTCACATCTCTGCAAAGGCATCAGGGGCCGTGAGCCAGTGTCCTTGAAAGCAGAAGCAAGTCTTAATGGGAGCAGTGACCTAACTTCAATAAATAGGACATGGCTATGGATCACCATCAGCCAGTTTCCTTCCCTATGCCCAGAGTGCCAGCCTTCCCTTGGCATTTCCTGCTTGTTGTTTTAGGTCATAGTCTAGTctaatcacagaatgggttaggttggatgggaccttcTAAGATCATCCACTCCAACCTTCTTGCCATAGGACATCTttcactggagcaggttgctcaTCTTATCcatccttgaacacttccaggggcGAGACATCCATAACTTCtcagggcaacctgttccagtgtctcactaccctcatcATAAAAGTTATCTTCCCCATGTCTGATCTAAacctgtcccctccccaggcatGCCAGTTTGCACCCAGCTTTGAGGTGGGGAACCCAGGGTTCCACCCTGCCCTTACCTAGAAAAATTCTTACCCGCTGCAGATCTaccatcctccctttcctcccttgtCCCTGTGCATTTGGATGGTCCAGGGTTGTTCTCCTGGTTTTGAGAGGCCAGGCAGGCTGGGGAAACTGAGCTTCCCTGGCTGGGCAGAGGCACAGAGAGGAGGGGTCATTTTAAAGAGCACCCGAGCTCAGGCACCAGTCTCCTTTGCTCACTGTCACAGCAGAGCGTCACGCTGGAAATCACAATCTGGAACTTATCGAGTGGCCTCTgatctttctctgtcttttttaccacttttcctctctttttgtcttctcaaTTTTCCAAGGAAGAGGCATTTTCACTGACAGCTTCTTGGACAGCTCTGGGACACCATTTTTCTGAGGAGGGTAAGGAGTTTTTAACTCCTCACTTTCATAGAGGTtagaagtaatattttaaaggagGGGGGAAGATTGATTGTTTGAATGCATTGTTTGGACCCCGAGTGTCTGTCAGCATGAGTTGTTCTTAAGATACATAATTTAGGTGAAAACAAACGGATGTAGAAAACCGTATCATCCAGGGTTTTCAGAGTTCAGCAACTTAGATTTATTGTAGGATTGTTTGATTTGTTTCACTGTTTTTGTATGTCCTGTCACTTACAAGTTTACACACTAAACACTCTGGTGATGCTTCTGCTGATGGATAAGTACTTTTTCAGATAAAAGCGTTGAAGAGTGAACATTTTTTCAAAGAGAGCTTATAAATATCACAGGTTTAAATAAGGTCTGCAATGACACAGTGAGGCAATAAACATTAAGTGCTGCATGTATTAAAGTTTTTAAGTTATGGGtctctaaaaatatttagaacCACAAATATGCCTGCCAAAAGAATATGCCCTTGCCAGTAATGAAGTTGAGGCTATTAATATGTGAAGCTGTAACTATGTGAGTAAGATACGAAAACAtccagaagtttttttctttcattctttgtCAACAAATATACATGGTGGTTGGGATAGCACAGGGTTTTTTGcgaaaaaaaaaggttgcttTGAGCCACCAAAGTGTACTAAAACACCAGCTATACTTTTGATTGAACCTGTCTTAAAATGGCAAGCTGTTGGGAGGTTGCTATTCTGGGAGGTGACTCTTGATAGGTCTCAACAGATGCAGCTCCTGGAATGCAGCTGGAACGGGGGGAGCCGGGCAGCAGCTGACCCGGCACTGGCAGAGGGAGCTCTGGTGGATCGCAGCTCACGTCAGCGTGGCACAGGGCTGACACTGACACTAGTGGCACAGCACTGACACTGTCACTTGTGGCACTTGTGGCACAGGGCTGACACTGGCACTTCTGGCACACACGGCCTCGCTCGCCCACTTGGGCGCGTTGTCGTCaccttgcagcagcagcagcaaggaaaaattcCTGGTGCTCGCAGGCAGCGACCATTCCTTTCTATAATTAAATTGCCATTTTGTTGTGTGCTTTGTGCCTAAGGAAAAACTGATGTGTTGGGATTTTTAGAATGAAATATTACTGGAGTTTTTTATAAAGTTATCTAAAATAATCCAGTCGTTCTGTTTTTTTCGCCAGGTAGCATTTCTTCATCATCAAGCACAAAGACCACAGAAAAAATTAGCTGGTATAGATGGTTTAAAAATGAAGGGATATATTGAACATAAATGctgtatattaatatatttgaaTTCTGATCTCCTCAATTCTCTTTGAACTGTGTTATTGAGAACCAGTGCTTGCCTTCAAGGTGTATTTGCATATACTTATTTGAAATAGCtcctttgaaaattatttagtgGCTAATCTCACATTGCCTTTAACAAAAACTCATCTCTTCATTTCAGCAAGAACTGGAACTTGCCTAGAGGTAGTAAGTCTCATTCAAAGTATCTGTAATAACATAACTCCATGGGAGTAATTGCTAACCTTTGCACATAAAGAACTTGTTTCAAATAACACATTCTGCattatatttttctcaaataaaagTTGGAAAAATCCTAAATATAGGATTATAGGTTTCAAGTTACTGACATGGAAGAGCAAGCCAAGTGTGCTATGGGTAGAATTTATTTGTGAATTTGACATGGGACATAGAATATCATCAttctagaaaacaaaaagttataaaaacttggaaaaaatgtGAAGCAGATACTGAATCTAAAGTCAAGATGACATATTAAAATTTACATTGTCTTTATGCCTtatcttgtgggttttttaaaactatttgtCCCACTGTTCCTATTTTATGGTCAAATTCTGACCTTGACTATAAGTCTGTACTAGACCTGGAGTGTGGATGAACAAATTTTGGGGGCCCACATCTTTCTTGTGCTTCAGACTACTGAATTCATATCTAAATTCTGGCAGATTtaaatgcacttttaaaatatttaaactctGACAAGCTCATTTAATGTTTAGGAAGATAACGTAAGTCTTTGAGTGTGACAATAGGGGAATGTTCTCTTTATGActtcactattaaaaaaaaaggaattctttTTAGGTGTTATAAGTTCATTCTTCACAATTCGAGTATGCATTGTTATTAATAAGCAGCCACACTACAATCTAGGACTGTATAATAGTTCTTAAAAAGATAGATTATCTTgtctgttctggttttgtggcATTTATATATATTGTGAAAGGTGGTATTGATCGCATAGTTACTCCACTATTACATTTTACAACAACAGTGCAGCtctaaatgttttaattttatttgtagcaAGCTCTTGGCTGTAATACTTTATTGCAGTCATGGCCCCTAAGAAGAAGAATGTGAAGAAGAACAAAGCAGATATCAATGAAATGACTATCATTGTGGAAGATGGCCCCCTCAGTAAACTAAATGGCTTGAATGGACTCTTGGATGGAGGAAATGGTTTCAGCTGCATCTCCTCTGAAGTTTCTGACCCATCGTATAGTCCAAATCTCTTGGAAGGTCTAAGCAGAATGAGacaagaaaattttctttgtgaCTTGACTATCAGTACCAAAACCAAATCCTTCAATGTTCATAAGGTGGTGATGGCTTCCTGCAGTGACTACTTTCACAACATCTTAAAGAAGGATCCGTCCACTCAAAGAGTAGACCTCAATGATGTATCCCCACTGGGTCTGGCTACTGTTATCACTTATGCTTACACTGGAAAACTTACTCTCTCACTTTATACGATAGGTAGTATTATTTCTACTGCAATTTATCTACAGATTCACTCCCTTGTAAAGATGTGCTGTGATTTTCTAATCCAAGAAATCAGTGTTGAGAATTGTATGTACGTTGCCAATATTGCAGAAACATACGGACTGAAAACAACCAAGGAAGCAGCACATAAATTTATTCGAGACAACTTCATCGAGTTTTCAGAAACCGATCAGTTCTTAAAACTTACTTTTGATCAGATTAATGAACTTCTTGCAGATGATGACTTGCAGTTGCCTTCTGAAATTGTTGCATTCCAGATTGCGATAAAATGGCTGGAATTTGACCAAAAAAGAGTTAAGTTTGCTGCTGATCTCTTAAGTAACATCCGTTTTGGTACCATCTCAGCCCAAGACCTTGTCAGTTATGTTCAAACTGTTCCCAGAATGATGCAAGATGCAGACTGCCATAAGCTCCTAGTGGATGCCATGAACTACCACTTGCTTCCCTACCACCAGAATACACTGCAGTCCAGAAGAACGAGGATCCGTGGAGGTTTCAGAGTCTTAGTTACTGTTGGGGGACGCCCTGCTCtaacagaaaaatctcttagCAGAGACATCTTATACAGAGATCCTGAAAATGGATGGAGGAAGCTGACTGAAATGCCGTCTAAAAGTTTTAATCAGTGTGTGACAGTGATGGATGGATTTCTCTATGTGGCTGGTGGGGAAGACCAGAACGATGCCAGGAACCAAGCCAAGCATGCAGTCAGCAATTTCTGCAGGTAACTGGTTATTTATTTAAGAAGGATGGAAAGATCACTTGCACACAATGCAGATAGACCAAACTGGTTTGTGACATGCATcatgtgattctgtgataagaCAATAGAGAGGGGACGGGGTTGGGGAGGTATGGCTACTATGCTATATTCAATTTTGAATGAACAGAAATATGGAACTGAAGTTACACAAAAACTTCACCATGGTTACACATGCAGAAAGAGAAGTGAAAACTTACTCCaagtggagaaaataaaaaggaacataAATAGGAATTTCAGGGGTGTTCTAGGGTACCATTAAAATGCACCAGATCAACAACTTTAAATTTCAAGAGTTTCTAATGCCTTGCAGAAAGTTCTGAGAAACACCTTTAAGGTATTATAATCTTGATTTCCTACACACCATTCATCATATTTTCAACAGCTTTTTTACTGCATTTAATATCCtttatcttctttctttattGAGATTTTAGAAACAATGTCACAGTCTCTTGAAGGCTATATTTCTCTTCTGTATTGTACCCCAAATAATACCTCACTTCTGAAATCTTAGAGTTCCTAAGTATAGTCAGCTGAATATAGTCAGCTGAGGACTCCACTGGTGATAGTGAGGTCAGAAGAGTGCACAGGCTAACATGCAATAATCAGATTGGTGATACAAGTTTTTGAACAGCACAATCTAAAGCTTGACAGCACACAAGAGCTTGAAGCAAAGGCTGGAGGTGAGACAACGCAGTTTTTTATCTGCTAACACACTATGGACATGCAATGGTAATATACAGCTGCAGTCCTATCAgtgcttttctgcttccagaaggCACTTCCAGATAACTTCAACCAACATGCAAGATTAATGAATAAGGGACTCATAGACTCGGTTTGGTtcaaaaagacctttaagatcaagtcaACCTGTTAACCTAACATATggccaaatccaccactaaaccatctcccTAAGCACTgtatctacatgtcttttaaatatctccgGGGATGGTGATATAATCACTTGCTTGAGCAGCCTTTTTCAATGTTTGgccactctttcagtaaagaagttAATAATATCCAATGTGTAAGatccaatctaaatcttccctgtGGTAACTTCTGGCCATTTCATCTTGTTCTATCCCTTGTCACTTgtgagaagagactgacccttGCCTcattacaacctcctttcaggtagttgtagagaatgATAAGCTATCATTCTCagcctcagcctccttttctccaagctaaaTAACCCCAGTTTCCTTGgccactcctcataagacttgtgctccagaccctttaCCACCTTTGTTGCCACCTTTTGGGCATATTCCAGCACTTAAAAGTCCTACTTGTAAGGGGCTCAAAACCGAACACAatatttgaggtgcagcctcaaCCGGTGCTAAATATAGGGAGACAATAATttcccagtcctgctggccacacaaTTCCTGATGCAAGCCAGGATGCttttggccttcttggccacctgggcacactgctggctcacagtCACCACCCAGCTATCAACCAacactcccaggtccttttcctctgagcaGCTCTTCAGCCACTGTtgcccaagcctgtagtgttgcatggggttgttgtgatcCAAGTGCAAGACCCAAtgcttggccttgttaaacctctTACAGCTGACCTGGACCATTGATCTAGCCTGTtgagatccctctgcagagcctttccCTAGGTCATTTTTATTGTGTAAtctactttttttcaaaaataggTTTCATAAAGATTATGCTGTTGTTCTCCTGACTTCTGTCTTTAAGGTGTGCTTCACTGTCTCACAAAGAGCTGTGTGCTCAGTGCACACCTTGGTGATGGGGAAGAGGTGGGGGAATCCTTGGGATCCACCACTGGATGAGTTCTGCTCCCCGTTCCGCTGTTAACGTGGGGCATGCCAACTCACAGAATCACTgcagttggaagagacctctagaggtcatctTGTCCAATCCCCTGCTAAAGCAGGACTGCCTAGAGCACATCACACAGGATTGCATCCAGGTGGTTttggaatgtctccagagaaggagactccaccacccctctggacagcctgttccagtgccttgccaccctcacagtaaagaagatTTTCCCTCACGGCTACACTGATATTCCTGCtttccagtttgtgcccattggCTCTTGTCCTAATGTCCTGAGAGTCTGGATCTATCCTCCTTACACTTGCTCTTTAGATATTAATAGACGTTGATAAGGTCTTCattcagtcttctcttctccaggctaaacaatcccagctctCAACCTTTCCTTGTAACGGAGATGCTCCAGTCTCCCTATCATCTTTGTTGCTCTCTGCTGGACTCTCCTCAGTAGttctgtctctcttgaactgggcagctcagaactgaacacagtattccagatacggcctcactagggcagagtGCAGGGAGAAGATGACCTCCCTCAacctactggccacactcttcctaaTGCATCCCATGATACCATTGGCACTGTTGGTCAGAAGGACACAATGCTGGTTCATGGT encodes the following:
- the KLHL31 gene encoding kelch-like protein 31; this translates as MAPKKKNVKKNKADINEMTIIVEDGPLSKLNGLNGLLDGGNGFSCISSEVSDPSYSPNLLEGLSRMRQENFLCDLTISTKTKSFNVHKVVMASCSDYFHNILKKDPSTQRVDLNDVSPLGLATVITYAYTGKLTLSLYTIGSIISTAIYLQIHSLVKMCCDFLIQEISVENCMYVANIAETYGLKTTKEAAHKFIRDNFIEFSETDQFLKLTFDQINELLADDDLQLPSEIVAFQIAIKWLEFDQKRVKFAADLLSNIRFGTISAQDLVSYVQTVPRMMQDADCHKLLVDAMNYHLLPYHQNTLQSRRTRIRGGFRVLVTVGGRPALTEKSLSRDILYRDPENGWRKLTEMPSKSFNQCVTVMDGFLYVAGGEDQNDARNQAKHAVSNFCRYDPRFNTWIHLASMNQRRTHFSLNVFNGLLYAVGGRNPEGSLSSIECYVPATNQWQPKAPLEVPRCCHASAVVDGQILVTGGYINNAYSRSVCVYDPSKDSWQDKSSLSTPRGWHCAVSLLERVYVMGGSQLGGRAERVDVLPVECYSPYTGQWSYVAPLQTGVSTAGASILNGKIYLVGGWNEIEKKYKKCIQCYNPDLNEWTEEDELPEATVGVSCCTISMPNTKTRESRASSVSSVPVSI